tgagagagagagaaactacAAAGTTTCGCGTATTCAGAGCATCTCGAAGAGCCCTTCATCCCTTCATTTTTTAAAGGTTTTTACACTCCAACAGCCCTTTATCCcttcaaattttaaaaggaTGAATAACCTCCAAATATGAAGAGGCACTGTACAGGCCTTTAAAACACTGTTTACTTTTCACTTTAGTccttctatttatatatgtttaatgattGTGTACTTATTGTTTCTTATTTGGCATTctactattataattatattgacacttaaatattatgattttggtcttataaatttattttaaaataataataatatattaataaatattatataccaatatatactaatattcaataaaaaaatataaacatattatttcacacattatattttggaaaattttacacaaatacaaaattatattacaatcataatatttacatcaaataaaagttacataaactgaaatattacacattaaaatatatcttaCAATACTAATATTCAGATAAATCCATAAGCTGAAAAATTACACattgaatatatattactaattttaaagtaaatttGGTCTTGAACCTCCAAAATCACCAAAGTATTCTCGATATGAATTTTGAGCATTTTCTTCGGTTTGTTGTTGCTGAGttcttttttgtatatatatacatgcattATAATGCATAACATGATAATTGAAGATGAACGAGATATCAATGTACCGATTCGAGATGCAAGACCGGCTCTGTCAATAAATGTTGAGATGGCCATAAACGAAGATATGCGTTTTCAACAATTTTTAGCACGTAATCTTCGAATAAAAAATAAGGATGCTCATTTAGCACTTAAAAATGCTTTGATTGAGCATATTTGGGAGCATTACGGAAATAATCGTATtgattagttttgtatttttaatatatatatatatatatatatatatatatatatatatatatatatattgtaatttgaattgtttatgtttattattatatgtaattttatgtttttatgtttttttatcttttattataagtaatttgatgttataattaaatatttttactaattatgtcaataataaatattaatatgtgtttactgttaatttataaaattttaatgactATAATGAACTATTACTGAAATTGAGGACTAAAGTGTAAAAATATAAgctttcaagaaaaaaaatttgaaaatcatCATTGGAGAATCACCCCTTGAACCCTTTATTTTGAAGGTGGACCCTACAAAAATGAAGGGActtgttggagatgctcttagagaGACAGGAGATTGATTTCTCTATAATCAATCCACAGTGAAGAAGGCGAGAGAGGCATAAGTCGTTAATTAATAGTATGATTAGACTTGGTTTTTGGCGTATTAATTAGCCATAACTAGTTGCTGTGTTAAATAAACACACATACTAGGTCCCACTTTATACAATAAAGCTAAAACCGGACTAGGTTAAATTCTGGTTATGTTCTCTAAATGTTGAAGACCAGTAATAGATTTAACCGAACTGAACCGCATCTTTCaagttatttttatagtttCCAATTCAATACTCAAACTCACTGTGACAAAAGAAGTTATAAAATAGTGTAAACAACTTCTTttcttgttgacaaaaaaaaacttcttttctttttatgaaCATGTTTTCTTGACAAATTTCTTTGCATACTAATTGCTATTTCGGTTTGGAAATTAATATGAATTTCGGTTTGATTTAATGAttatagaaaacaaattatatgATAATTGATGTTCAATTCTTCAGACTGTATCGGTGAAATATTCTTCTGGAACTTGgtttaagtttttatttcaGACCATGTGCTTTTAAAATGATTGTTTGTTTTCATCTCACATTATTTAGTTAAGCATGTTCTGTTATCTGTAAGATATCTTGGGGGTCTTATTCATGCTGTTTTGAATAAGTTATGGGAACGGGAATGTAAGATATCTTGCCGGAAACTAGGAGATTCGTCTTATTTATTCCATATTCCTCATGTTAATACCCGTAAATGGGTTGTTCAGCGAGGTGTTTGGCATGTGGATGATTGTCTCCTTTTTATGGCCCCTTGGAGTCTCGTAAACTCGTTAAAAACACCTGAGATTTCTACACTGTCGGTATGGGTGACCCTTAAAAATATACCGGATTCATGTTTCTCTAGATTAGGTATCAGTCATATAGCATCAGGCTTGGGAGAGCCAATGCTTACTCATAGGCCTCGCTTAGATCCAACATTTATGGGGGAAGCAAAAATTTTAGTAGAGATTGAGTTGGATAAACCATTCCCCAAGCAAATTGTGCTTGATGACAAGCAAGGCAACATCTACTTGGTGGAGGTTGAGTATTCTTGGATACCTAGTGCTTGTGAAAGATGTGGAGCTTTTGgtcataaagaaaaaaaatgtctaCTACCTGTTAAGACTCTTGGAACAGTTCCTGTTACAAAGGATATTCAGACACCTAATGAAGAGATCCCAATGGTGGATATAGCTAAGCTCTTGCAGCAAACCCCTGCTACCCCGGTTATCAACTTGGAACAAAATTCAATCTCTGCTACCACACATCAAGCGCCAGCGACTCCAAAAAGGACTTCGCTTACTGGTCGCTTTGAGGAACCCGGTAACGGACCTTCCACCAATTTACATGAGGTACATTCTATTCATCGCTCTAAGTCAGACAATACTTTACTATCGTTAGCAGTCACTGTTGCTGCGCCATCTTCGTCACAAATTATAGAGGAAACTCCATCTCTAGTTCATATTACAGAAGCCTCTAACTCTCTAGAGAAGGAGCAACATTTTGGGGAGAGTTTTAATAAAGACTCACCTAACTCTCAAAACATTTATCAAATCCCTACCGAGAACCAACTCGTTTTTGGAAATGATAAAGGTCACTTATTGGTTGGAGAAACATCTGGTTATAATACAACTAGAGGAGGAAGACCAATAAAACCGACCcaaaaaattcaagaaataGAATGGACAATAGTTAGAGGAAGGGGTAAACGAGGTCGTCGCGGTCGAGGATCCTATTATCGCTAATGTTATCATGTTCGGTCTCTTGCTCTTTatgattcatatttttgaatcgTCTACTAGGGATGATTTCCTACTTTGGTTGTTGCATACTTTATCAAACTTATGAGTGAAAATCTCATAcctgtattattttaaaaaattttaatacaaaaaaaaaaaaaaaaaaaattctgttaTCTGTATCCATAGTGTCGTGTATTTATAGTTTGGGATTATGTGAATACAACAAAGATGCcaaaaaagatatcaaaaaaaaagataccaaATTAGAATAGTGTTTTCTCTTATTTCATAAGAATAGTTCAATGTTTTAAGCAAAAAGGTTCCTGTGACTTATAAGTTACAacaacagaaaataaaaaaataggaaaataagTTATAACaacttatattatatacaatatacaatatacaGTCCTAGGGAAGATTTCAATgttactaaacaaaaaaaagagtaggTTGGTTTTCTTGACTTATAAGTTACAACAACTTTATTTTGTCCATACGACACAAATCATTGATTTGCTGGGTCCAACCACATCCATTGGAAGCAGTCTCGGAAAAAAATGTCTATACTTAAGTTGTGGTGGGTGGTATTTTGATTCAATATGTGAAACTGGTGGCTTATAAATTGTAATCTTACTCATTCTTATTCAAATCTAATAGTTTTGTATTCTTTTCTCTTCTCGACTTAGACGTGTAGCTAACATATCGATTAGTCAGCCAATAGCTATTGGCTTAAACGACTTTAATTGTATTATATCTttcaaagtgttttttttttggtaaaatatctTTCAAAGTGTTGTTACTCTAGTTGATTAccaaagaaaagaacattacTCTAGTTGATAGTTTTCTAGTGATATGAGCAGAGGAACATGCATACAAGAATGTAAAACAATAATACTATATACCAAACATTGACTAAATCACAAGGTACAATCATTTAGTTTTACATGACGCATTTATATATCAGCAAATATGATTACAACTTGTTTGATGTTAAGGCTTTTCAGATACACAATGGTCAAGTTCGTTAGACatttatgatttattcaaaGAACCAACAACGAATCATCTACTCGTGTGTTGTTCACCAACACCAACGAGCGACTACAACATGAAACGCGTAGCTTAAGGCTGGTCGCTGGAAGTAGTCATGCGTTTCATCATTTCACCGTTTGGCGAATTTCACAACATGCAGTGTGCAAATAAACAAAGTAATGGGGTTTATTTGAGTAAACTACGATTTACAGGGATCACACAAatgcaaataaataaaacaaatactGAAAATCCTACGTGGCAAAGTTGAAGATAATGTTAGTAAGATATCCAGAGGAAAGCCACACAACAGTCGCCACGTGTAAGGACAAGAATCACTTGTCGGATCTCCTCTCTCCTCATATTTGAAGACCACACACACAGCACACCATGCGAGAACATAGAGATCGGGAGAGAGatcaagagagagaagaagagaagtttgaTCTTGTGAGAGAACATGGCTGCTTCAGTGATGCTTTCATCAGTGACATTGAAACCTGCGGGTTTCACGGTGGAGAAGATGTCGGCGAGAGGATTACCGTCGCTCTCAAgagcttctccttcttccttcAGAATCGTCGCGAGTGGCGTCAAGAAAATCAAGACAGACAAGCCCTTTGGTCCGTCAACAAACATAACACACTTTAACTTATGTTACACGCTACCGTCACCGTTAAAAAGTGTAAGCTTATTCTGTTAATTCGATTTTCTGTGTGTAGGGGTTAACGGCAGCATGGACTTGAGGGACGGCGTCGACGCTTCCGGCAGAAAGGGCAAGGTAAACGATGTCGTTTTAATGTCTATTTTCGTCTGGGTCACTAGAACGATGtcgttttaatatttttccatatGAGTCACTTAAACGATGCCGTTTCGTTTCAGGGATATGGTGTTTACAAATTCGTGGACAAGTACGGTGCAAACGTTGATGGATACAGTCCTATCTACAACGAGGACGAGTGGTCAGCAAGTGGTGACGTGTACAAGGGAGGACTCACTGGTCTGGCGATTTGGGCGGTGACACTCGCCGGAATTCTTGCCGGAGGAGCTCTTCTTGTGTACAACACTAGTGCTTTGGCTCAGTAAAATCATGAAAGTGTGTGTACTTATGCTCATCTGTTTTTAGCGTCATTGTTCTGTTTTATGTAATGTTGTTAAAGTAACTTAAAGAACATACTTTGAATATACAAGACCTCTAGTGTTTGTATATAACTTGAACACAACATTTTTCATAGAATGAAAGCATATGAAAGTTTTAAATGCTGAGAGTTGAAACAAGAAGATTAGATAGAGTCATTGGAAACCATCAAGCGAGTCGTTGGCGTCTTCTTCATGATGTGAAACAGAAGAGGAGCTGGTGCTAAGCAAAGGGCTTGATCTGTGAACATCTCCATCTAGCATCAACAATCTCACTCTCTGCAAGCCGACGCCATTGCAAACATAAACTCataaaaagataaacaaaactGATGCAAAGAGAAGAAAGCAAACCTTCTCAATTTCGTCTTGAAGAGAAGGGTTCTCCCTTAAATGCTGCAATGCTTTCTCTCTTCCTTGACCGAGCCTGAAACAGAGACacacaaaacacaaacacataTCTCACAATCTGTAACCACAACATTTCTTTGAGTTTACAGTTAAAGAAACTAGACCTTTGGTCTTGGTAGCTGTACCAAGAACCTTTCTTGACCACAACCTCCATGATCTCAGCACAATCAAGAACACATCCCTACAGGTTTTTTAGGTTTTAAGTTAAAAAAGACAATGAAACATTGTTTATCTGCTTTCAGAGAGACTGGTGATGATGCCTACCAGTTTACTGACTCCTTCCCCGAACATAATCTCAAACTCTGCTTGCTTATACGGTCTCGAAACCTGCAAAATGTAAAGCCAAATTCAATtcatgttaaaaaataattattgagaTTTTGATACTACTACTAACCTTGCTCTTCTGTACTCTTACACGAGCTCGAAGACCAATATCTTCATCCCCTTTGCTCTTTTAAACAAAGTAATCAGGAAAATTAGAAATATGAGTCACAGTTTTAAAACAGAAAGGACTGTTATGCTTACAGATTTGATCTTCCCAGCAGAACGGATTTCTAGCCGGACCGACGCAAAGAACTTCAACGCAATTCCTCCACTAGTCACCTCTGGATTCCCGTAGTACACACCAATCTTGAAAGCATAACAGAACAACACTACTGTTAGCTCATGAACACAAACAACATAAAAAGTGTATTGTACTAATAATTAATACCTTGTATCTGATTTGGTTTAGGAAGATAAGTGTACAGCCAGCTTTAGAGGCGTTTCCTGACATTTTACGAAGAGCTTGACTCATAAGACGAGCTTGCAACCCCATCTGCTGCATTCCTATCTCACCCTATGCAGAAGTAAACAAAATTCAAACTCAGTTCACACaagcaagaaagaaagaaagtagATATGGTGGGGAAGAGATGATAGATAACATTACTTCAATCTCGGCCCGTGGAGTAAGTGCTGAAACGGAATCAACACATATAAGGTCGACCGCACCAGAACGACACATACGGTCTGCAACTGTGTGATGAAGAAAAGAAACATGTTAGTTAGTTACTTCACACGCATATGAAAAAGTAACCAGAATGTTTTGGGATTTTACTTTCTAAAGCCATCTCGCCGTTATCTGGCTGGCACACTATCAAGTTTTCTACATCAACACCTAAGGCTTTAGAGTAGGCTGGATCGAAGGCATGCTCTGCATCAACAAGCATTGCGTTGCCTCCAAGCTTCTGCACAGTTAGATAACTCGGTTTCAGAGACATCTAGAAAGATGAGATGGAAGTGGTTTGTTGACAAGAAAGATAGACCTGAACTTCAGCAATTGCATGGAGTGCTAGCGTGGTCTTGCCACTACTTTCTGGTCCATATAGCTGCAGTGTTAAGTTACAATCAGAGTGTCAcaattatcttcttttttttaatctcaaacAAGAGTGTAATACCTCGACTATTCGACCCTTTGGCAGGCCTCCACCTAAGGCAAGATCAAGAGTCAAAACACCACTCGGAAAAGTCTCCCTGcaatacacacacacaaaaatcatttttatttactattaCTTAATATCACATGGTGGagtcaagagagagagagagagagagagagagagagagagattctctCACACTAGTGCACCACCAGCACTCCCTAATCTGGTTACACTTCCTTTACCAAACGAACCATTTATGTCATTCATAGCTGCCTCTAAAGCCTTTTGCTGTAAAAAACAAAGCCAAAGGAAACAAAAAGTTAGTACTACTTTTAAGAACTCATCAAACAAGAGTGGACTCAGAAAAAatgcaaaacagaaacaaatagaGCTGATTAAAAAAATGTGTTTCTGGTCTAGTAAGAAAAGCTAGAAACAGGTCAAAGGAGAGATATGAAACTCATTGATTTGATCCATAAGAGTAATATAAACTGCTACTGATCAGACAAGACAAGCAAAAGCCACACAAGTAGGAACAGATGAAGAAGTGTATATAAGCTAAAGCTCCAACATTTCCGAACCAAAAAATATGTGAGCAGCCTCCCAAAGGTTAAAGACTTTCCACAAAGACACAAACACAGAGACAGTTTCATCCTAAACAGAGTAGAGAAGGAAGAAGTTACACGGTCGAGGAAGCGGGAATCAGAGTCAGGAGAGAAAGCGCCGCCGTTGATTCTGTCATCGAGTTCAGAACGGATACTAATCCCAGAGGTTTTCTTTGCTGCGGCCTTGGCGGTGACCGGAGAATAGAAGCGGCGGGAGTAGCCAGGAGAGGAGAGGCCGAAATGGTGGAGAGGACTGAAGCAAGGATTGAGCTTGAGAGACAACACTAGCCTTGAATCCATTTTCTTACTCTACGACAGAAATAGCTAGtaagatacatatatatatatatatatatatatatatatatatatatatatatatttatatataacttatttatatatctttatttatttttttgggtttagttAACGTGTTATGGTGTTCTTTGTGTGCAGTGGAAAAAGAAGCGTATGAGGAAGATGAGACAGAGAGATCTAAGTAACAAGACAACACGTCTCGTATTATCTTTCTCTCACTTGTGTTGAAAAATACTCTTAATTAGTTTGGTTAAACCATcagactttttttttgagatcAAAGAAAAAGGTTCATCAACATCTTTTGATTGTTCAACTGGGATCTTTGATATGTCAACGAATAATAAAAGCTTACattaatcatcatcatctctttgtCAAAATGATCCtcttggtttctttcttctgcaCCTAACTCATCAAATCTTAAACTGAACTGCATCACAATCCTATCTACTTCATTATGTACAACAACCTTAAACGATCGCAGCTACCCAAGAACCTCTCACATGAGCTGCTCTTTGCTTGTGAGAAGAGATGATATCAAGAACAAATAAGACTTTATTACCAAAGCACAACTCCAAATGTTTACTTGGTAAAACATAGAAAAGGGAAAGATAACCATCAAAAACATGAAGGAAGgtttcggaaaaaaaaaaagactagacAGAACACAGAAACACACACAATCCCTTGGCTACAAAGTTCTGCAGAGCTAAAGACACAAAAACAGTCTTGGTCCATTTGAAGGAACAATCCTATTTCTCTAAcgcaaagtaaaaaaaaaaacgagagtTTGAACCGATTCTCTCTACCTTCCCTGTTACGGTTTCCGCATCATCTTATGCTCCATATACAGACATTGCGGTATGGTTTCTTGATTCTATACTATCTCATCAGCTCAAGACCGGCTCGGTTTTCTGGCTTCCAAGCATAGACCGTTTCAAAAACTCCATTAGCAATCTCTTTTGCTGCTCATCAATATGTGGGAAACTCGAACGAAGAAGCTCAATGGGCATTTCACGGACAATGGCTTGCGCAGCTGCATCGGATATCTCACTAGCAAACTCTGGCGGCAACTGCGAATTCAAACTCTGCATAATACTGTCGTACTTGCTGATGCAATACCTCATCAGAAGGTTGAAGAACTCATTGAAGGAAGCGCGCCACAGAGCCATGCCTGCGTTGTTGAAGTTATTAGCTCGGAGAAGCTCAGACGCCCTGTCGAGTGTAGATTTCAGTACCGTGGTAGCTCCGTCTCCAACAGGGCTGCCTAAAGGACGGAGCGGTGGCTGCTCAGAGGAACAGGAAACCGCTGCTAAACAGGCGCTTATGGGACCTAAATCCATCTTGTGAATGCACGAGTTCACAACGTTTGCAAGCTTGTTTGTGGTTTTAGCGATATCAGGATCGGATGAGAGGACTCCAAACAATGATCTCAGATGACGGAAAATGGCCATGCAGACTATCCGCATTAGGTCGCTGCCTGGGAAAATAAGCTGAATATACCTTATAAGTAGTTTCCGACCCTTTGGAAGAGAGATGATACTTTGAAAGATTAAATCATCCTGGGAACGGCTTTGCCCATTCTTGGCAAGGGGATCAACGAGCTGCAGTGAAACTGCAAGGCTTTCCAACACAGCTTGCCGTTTCTGTCTCAACTGGTTTCCTCCATCCTGGAGTTGACTGAACTCTAAGAAACGATCAATGTCATCCACATCAAGGAGGAGATTATTACCATCCTCAATGTACACTCTAGCTGCAAGCAGGGGTTCTTCATCAAGGGGCTTATCTGTAGACCTATGCTCCGCATTGCCAGATTTAGTTGAATTTGGAGGGTCCACTTCAAGAAGAGGACGAGGCCTGCGGATTGAAGAGAAAGGAACTCTACCAAGACTATGAGCATCAACCTGAAGAAAAGCATGGGGCTCATTGTTTGTCCGTGGCCGTGGATGTAGTAGGTCCCTCAAATGGTTTGGACAGAAATGATGTTTCAGCTTCGCACCTGCAGACTTCTTAGCAAGACAGGCTTGATGGTAGTAATCATCAACGTAAGGATCATTGCTGTGTGTAGCAACAAGCTGCGTTCTCAGTATATTCTCTAACTCCCCTGCTGACATATATTTAGACCGGTATGGAGGCCACCCACTGTTTCTCCTCTGAACGCCACCATCAAAGCCTTGTTGATGAAATCGCATGTTAGGTCTGTTGCCTTGAGCCGACCCTGGTCTTGATTCCCTGGGATCAACAAACCCAAGCATTCCATCGTAACTTGCGGAAGATGATGATCGAGAAAGGTGGGGACTGAATAACTGAGGCTGCATTCCTGGCATATGACCGAGAGGAGGCTGCATTGGATGTTGTAACCTATTCTGAGATCCCTGCATCTGAGGAGGCATCAAACCGCTTTGATGAGGCAGCTGTTGTAGCATGTTGTTATTCATGATCCCAGAATTATCACCAGGATGCATATTTTGACGATTCATCCACTGAGCCGGAGGGCGATTGTTCAGAGGAAGAGCAGGACGAAACTGAGGCATGTTTCCGGTGCGCTGGGGAGACCCATGATGCATGCCAGCCAACTGAGGCTGCAAATTAGGGAACTGAGAGAAGTTTGGCGATCCCATTTGAGGCCCACCAGAATGATATTGTAAATTTGGGTGTGCTAAGCGCTGATCTGGTGATATACTGCCTTGAAGAGGATGTGAAACAAAAGATGACTTCGGGACAATAATCGGCTCACTGGGAAACTGTTGTTGGTTGTGGCTTTGATGCAGCTGACGTTGTGGTTCAGGATACGGTGATGTTCTTTTAGGGTCCAGAGCAGAAAAATGTTTTGCTGACCAGGCCTTGTCATCTTTCATGGAATCAGAGTCGAGTATCTGCTGGCCATACCAATCTGGCAAATCCTCCCCATGAGCCCACTCAGGTACTAAAGAATctgagaacaaaaaaaagacatcGCACTGTTAAAACCATAAACCAAAGCCTTGCTCGTAAGGTAGAA
The sequence above is drawn from the Raphanus sativus cultivar WK10039 chromosome 7, ASM80110v3, whole genome shotgun sequence genome and encodes:
- the LOC108815473 gene encoding uncharacterized protein LOC108815473 is translated as MGEAKILVEIELDKPFPKQIVLDDKQGNIYLVEVEYSWIPSACERCGAFGHKEKKCLLPVKTLGTVPVTKDIQTPNEEIPMVDIAKLLQQTPATPVINLEQNSISATTHQAPATPKRTSLTGRFEEPGNGPSTNLHEVHSIHRSKSDNTLLSLAVTVAAPSSSQIIEETPSLVHITEASNSLEKEQHFGESFNKDSPNSQNIYQIPTENQLVFGNDKGHLLVGETSGYNTTRGGRPIKPTQKIQEIEWTIVRGRGKRGRRGRGSYYR
- the LOC108838461 gene encoding photosystem II 10 kDa polypeptide, chloroplastic, which translates into the protein MAASVMLSSVTLKPAGFTVEKMSARGLPSLSRASPSSFRIVASGVKKIKTDKPFGVNGSMDLRDGVDASGRKGKGYGVYKFVDKYGANVDGYSPIYNEDEWSASGDVYKGGLTGLAIWAVTLAGILAGGALLVYNTSALAQ
- the LOC108818346 gene encoding DNA repair protein recA homolog 1, chloroplastic; its protein translation is MDSRLVLSLKLNPCFSPLHHFGLSSPGYSRRFYSPVTAKAAAKKTSGISIRSELDDRINGGAFSPDSDSRFLDRQKALEAAMNDINGSFGKGSVTRLGSAGGALVETFPSGVLTLDLALGGGLPKGRIVELYGPESSGKTTLALHAIAEVQKLGGNAMLVDAEHAFDPAYSKALGVDVENLIVCQPDNGEMALEIADRMCRSGAVDLICVDSVSALTPRAEIEGEIGMQQMGLQARLMSQALRKMSGNASKAGCTLIFLNQIRYKIGVYYGNPEVTSGGIALKFFASVRLEIRSAGKIKSSKGDEDIGLRARVRVQKSKVSRPYKQAEFEIMFGEGVSKLGCVLDCAEIMEVVVKKGSWYSYQDQRLGQGREKALQHLRENPSLQDEIEKRVRLLMLDGDVHRSSPLLSTSSSSVSHHEEDANDSLDGFQ
- the LOC108817719 gene encoding protein PAT1 homolog, which translates into the protein MDGFGMGSSMNQAPGTDDLNKLGDNPTGSSVFDASQYAFFGNDVVEEVELGGLEEEDEILSFNGIGDDLSFVKEEVGDSRLLSDVDDLATTFSKLNRDPDVYRNTGPITDRRSSQNSLVPEWAHGEDLPDWYGQQILDSDSMKDDKAWSAKHFSALDPKRTSPYPEPQRQLHQSHNQQQFPSEPIIVPKSSFVSHPLQGSISPDQRLAHPNLQYHSGGPQMGSPNFSQFPNLQPQLAGMHHGSPQRTGNMPQFRPALPLNNRPPAQWMNRQNMHPGDNSGIMNNNMLQQLPHQSGLMPPQMQGSQNRLQHPMQPPLGHMPGMQPQLFSPHLSRSSSSASYDGMLGFVDPRESRPGSAQGNRPNMRFHQQGFDGGVQRRNSGWPPYRSKYMSAGELENILRTQLVATHSNDPYVDDYYHQACLAKKSAGAKLKHHFCPNHLRDLLHPRPRTNNEPHAFLQVDAHSLGRVPFSSIRRPRPLLEVDPPNSTKSGNAEHRSTDKPLDEEPLLAARVYIEDGNNLLLDVDDIDRFLEFSQLQDGGNQLRQKRQAVLESLAVSLQLVDPLAKNGQSRSQDDLIFQSIISLPKGRKLLIRYIQLIFPGSDLMRIVCMAIFRHLRSLFGVLSSDPDIAKTTNKLANVVNSCIHKMDLGPISACLAAVSCSSEQPPLRPLGSPVGDGATTVLKSTLDRASELLRANNFNNAGMALWRASFNEFFNLLMRYCISKYDSIMQSLNSQLPPEFASEISDAAAQAIVREMPIELLRSSFPHIDEQQKRLLMEFLKRSMLGSQKTEPVLS